A window of the Helianthus annuus cultivar XRQ/B chromosome 4, HanXRQr2.0-SUNRISE, whole genome shotgun sequence genome harbors these coding sequences:
- the LOC118491174 gene encoding ATP synthase subunit alpha, chloroplastic, protein MVTIQADEISNIIRERIEQYNREVKIVNTGTVLQVGDGIARIHGLDEVMAGELVEFQEGTIGIALNLESTNVGVVLMGDGLLIKEGSSVKATGKIAQIPVSEAYLGRVINALAKPIDGRGEISSSEYRLIESPAPGIISRRSVYEPLQTGLIAIDSMIPIGRGQRELIIGDRQTGKTAVATDTILNQQGQNVICVYVAIGQKASSVAQVVTTFQEKGVMEYTIVVAETADSPATLQYLAPYTGAALAEYFMYRERHTLIIYDDLSKQAQAYRQMSLLLRRPPGREAYPGDVFYLHSRLLERAAKLSSLLGEGSMTALPIVETQSGDVSAYIPTNVISITDGQIFLSADLFNAGIRPAINVGISVSRVGSAAQIKAMKQVAGKLKLELAQFAELEAFAQFASDLDKATQNQLARGQRLRELLKQSQSAPLAVEEQILTIYTGTNGYLDSLEVGQVRKFLVELRTYLKTNKPQFQEIISSTKIFTEEAEAILKEAIQEQRERFILQEQAA, encoded by the coding sequence ATGGTAACCATTCAAGCCGACGAAATTAGTAATATTATCCGTGAACGTATTGAGCAATATAATAGAGAAGTAAAGAttgtaaataccggtaccgtacttCAAGTAGGTGATGGCATTGCTCGTATTCATGGTCTTGATGAAGTAATGGCGGGTGAATTAGTAGAATTTCAAGAGGGTACAATAGGCATTGCTCTTAATTTGGAATCAACTAATGTTGGTGTTGTATTAATGGGTGATGGTTTGCTGATAAAAGAAGGGAGTTCTGTAAAAGCAACAGGAAAAATTGCTCAGATACCAGTGAGTGAGGCCTATTTGGGTCGTGTTATAAACGCCCTGGCTAAACCTATTGATGGTAGAGGTGAAATTTCATCTTCTGAATATAGATTAATTGAATCGCCCGCTCCGGGGATTATTTCTCGACGTTCTGTATATGAGCCTCTTCAAACAGGGCTTATTGCTATTGATTCAATGATTCCCATAGGACGTGGTCAGCGAGAATTAATTATTGGGGACAGACAGACCGGTAAAACAGCAGTAGCAACAGATACAATTCTAAATCAACAAGGCCAAAATGTAATATGCGTTTATGTAGCTATTGGTCAAAAAGCATCTTCTGTGGCTCAGGTAGTGACTACTTTCCAGGAAAAGGGCGTGATGGAATATACTATTGTGGTAGCCGAAACGGCGGATTCCCCTGCTACATTACAATACCTCGCTCCTTATACAGGAGCAGCTCTGGCTGAATATTTTATGTACCGTGAACGACACACTTTAATCATTTATGATGATCTCTCTAAACAAGCGCAAGCTTATCGCCAAATGTCTCTTCTATTACGAAGACCACCTGGGCGCGAGGCTTATCCAGGGGATGTTTTTTATTTACATTCACGCCTTTTGGAAAGAGCTGCTAAATTAAGTTCTCTTTTAGGTGAAGGAAGTATGACCGCTTTACCAATAGTTGAAACCCAATCGGGAGACGTTTCGGCTTATATTCCTACGAATGTAATTTCAATTACTGATGGACAAATATTCTTATCTGCCGATCTCTTCAATGCTGGAATCCGACCCGCTATTAATGTGGGTATCTCTGTTTCTAGAGTGGGGTCTGCAGCTCAAATTAAAGCTATGAAACAAGTAGCCGGTAAATTAAAACTGGAGCTGGCACAATTCGCAGAATTAGAAGCTTTTGCACAATTTGCTTCTGATCTCGATAAAGCTACTCAGAATCAATTAGCAAGAGGTCAACGATTACGTGAATTGCTTAAACAATCCCAATCCGCCCCTCTCGCGGTAGAAGAACAGATACTTACTATTTATACCGGAACAAACGGTTATCTCGATTCATTAGAAGTTGGACAGGTAAGGAAATTTCTGGTTGAGTTACGTACTTACTTAAAAACCAATAAACCACAGTTTCAAGAAATAATATCTTCTACCAAGATATTCACCGAGGAAGCGGAAGCCATTTTGAAAGAAGCTATTCAGGAACAGAGGGAACGTTTTATACTTCAGGAACAAGCAGCCTAA
- the LOC110935167 gene encoding anthocyanidin reductase ((2S)-flavan-3-ol-forming), with amino-acid sequence MGSEGNCKVCVTGGAGYIGSALIHLLLQNGYTVHATLRNLGDESKVGLLKSFPCAEERLHLFEADIYKPEEFEKAIHGCVFVFHVATPMQHTCGYKYNNTVEAAVNAVKKIIDACIQSGTVKRLIYTASIVAASPLKDDGSGYKVSIDESCWTPLHLDVPYENEQLKDYTNSKTKSEQEILKFGEEKANELEVVTLGCGLVGGGGCLPYPTTSVLLFISQIANNSTYYQSLRYLEELLGKIPIVHIEDVCRAHIFCAETPSINGRFLCASSYVTTAEIAKFYQKTYPELNKECLEEHGREIKWGSKKLEDKGFTYNYSVETILNDCLECAMRSDVI; translated from the exons ATGGGAAGTGAAGGCAATTGCAAGGTTTGTGTAACCGGAGGTGCAGGGTACATTGGCTCAGCTCTGATTCACTTACTTCTACAAAATGGTTACACTGTGCATGCTACTCTAAGAAACCTAG GTGACGAATCCAAGGTGGGACTATTGAAAAGTTTTCCATGTGCAGAAGAAAGGCTTCATTTGTTTGAAGCCGATATTTACAAGCCAGAAGAGTTCGAAAAGGCAATACACGGATGTGTCTTTGTTTTCCATGTTGCAACCCCCATGCAACACACTTGTGGCTATAAG TACAATAATACAGTTGAGGCGGCTGTTAACGCGGTGAAAAAGATCATTGATGCTTGCATTCAGTCTGGGACGGTGAAGCGGCTCATCTACACAGCTTCCATTGTTGCAGCTTCGCCTTTAAAAGATGATGGGAGCGGTTATAAGGTCTCCATAGATGAAAGTTGTTGGACACCCCTTCATCTCGACGTCCCTTACGAAAATGAACAGTTGAAG GACTACACAAACTCTAAGACAAAATCAGAGCAAGAAATATTGAAATTTGGGGAAGAGAAAGCAAATGAGTTGGAGGTAGTGACATTAGGTTGTGGGCTTGTGGGGGGAGGAGGATGTCTACCATACCCTACAACCAGTGTGTTGTTGTTCATATCACAAATTGCCAACAATTCCACATATTACCAAAGTCTAAGGTACTTGGAAGAATTGTTAGGGAAAATTCCAATTGTTCACATCGAGGACGTTTGTCGAGCACATATCTTTTGTGCAGAGACGCCATCAATTAATGGAAGGTTCTTATGTGCTAGCTCGTATGTAACAACTGCAGAAATTGCAAAGTTTTATCAAAAAACGTACCCAGAATTAAACAAAGA GTGTTTGGAAGAACATGGGAGAGAAATTAAATGGGGATCCAAGAAGTTGGAGGATAAAGGTTTTACTTACAATTATAGTGTAGAGACGATCCTAAATGATTGTCTTGAATGTGCAATGAGATCAGATGTTATCTAG